In Thalassotalea fonticola, a single genomic region encodes these proteins:
- a CDS encoding DUF4236 domain-containing protein — translation MGVFLRKSIKVGAFRFNLSKSGVGVSAGVKGLRLGTGPRGNYVRIGTKGIYYSASLPKPPNIDSNPRIEPINLDSVKLPVSSTHEELKEIDSADTSQIVDSSSVDLLNELNLKQKKLTLFPIVFAIFILLVLFGYYSKLSNELLGVLIFLGVGFSWFSHNRDILAKTSVLLYDFEPKIESNYNQLIEGLLKISQCAKVWHISASGKVLDQKYHAGASDLVERKETTIKVVEPPNIKTNVKSIAIAVGRQTLHFFPDRVLIFDANGVGAANYYSLKVNAKEKQFIEEDGVPSDAKVVDKTWKYVNKSGGPDRRFNDNHEIPICLYEEILFKSRNGINEIIQLSSCGKTKMLLDAFTKFSTFLPKEVVSQSEAA, via the coding sequence ATGGGTGTTTTTTTAAGAAAAAGTATTAAAGTCGGTGCTTTTCGTTTTAATTTATCTAAATCTGGGGTAGGTGTCTCGGCTGGTGTAAAAGGGTTAAGGCTTGGCACTGGTCCAAGAGGAAATTATGTTCGCATTGGAACAAAAGGAATTTATTATAGTGCATCACTTCCAAAACCACCCAATATTGACTCTAATCCACGAATAGAACCAATAAATTTAGATAGCGTTAAATTGCCTGTTTCATCGACTCATGAAGAACTGAAAGAAATTGACTCTGCAGATACATCACAAATTGTCGATTCTTCATCTGTAGACCTATTAAATGAATTAAACTTAAAACAAAAAAAACTAACACTTTTTCCAATTGTATTTGCTATTTTCATATTATTAGTGTTATTTGGTTATTATTCAAAATTATCAAATGAGCTGTTAGGCGTTCTAATTTTTCTGGGCGTTGGATTTTCTTGGTTTTCACATAATAGAGATATATTGGCAAAGACATCCGTTCTACTCTACGATTTTGAACCAAAAATTGAATCTAATTATAACCAATTGATTGAGGGGCTACTGAAAATTAGCCAGTGTGCAAAAGTTTGGCATATTTCTGCTTCTGGAAAAGTTTTAGATCAAAAGTATCATGCAGGTGCAAGTGATCTAGTCGAACGCAAAGAAACAACAATTAAAGTTGTTGAACCTCCCAATATAAAAACGAATGTTAAATCTATTGCTATAGCTGTTGGCCGTCAAACATTACACTTTTTCCCTGATCGTGTTCTAATTTTTGATGCAAATGGAGTTGGTGCAGCTAACTACTATTCTCTAAAAGTAAATGCTAAAGAAAAACAATTTATTGAAGAGGATGGAGTGCCTTCAGACGCAAAAGTTGTAGATAAAACTTGGAAGTATGTAAATAAATCTGGTGGCCCAGATAGAAGATTTAATGATAACCACGAAATACCCATCTGCCTTTATGAAGAAATCCTATTTAAGAGTAGAAATGGGATAAATGAGATCATTCAATTGTCTTCTTGCGGAAAAACAAAAATGTTATTAGACGCTTTTACTAAATTTTCAACTTTTTTACCTAAAGAAGTGGTTTCTCAATCCGAAGCGGCATAA
- a CDS encoding OST-HTH/LOTUS domain-containing protein: MSIVRKEDGWANVSDIGLYLAKQSPFNLKNYGYLRLVT, translated from the coding sequence ATTTCTATTGTAAGAAAAGAGGATGGATGGGCTAACGTATCAGACATAGGCCTTTACCTCGCTAAGCAATCACCTTTTAATTTAAAGAACTACGGCTATCTAAGACTTGTTACTTGA
- a CDS encoding retron Ec67 family RNA-directed DNA polymerase/endonuclease: MGKLEALQKTTTKKQLATLLGIKASIFTYTLYILKPSTQYTQFKIPKKNGGERIISAPNGRLKTIQANLSNLLLDCVDDINKIKYPTSEIIQPTLSHGFVRHRSIITNAMMHLGQKNVLNIDLENFFDSFNFGRVRGFFIKNENFKLDPAIATVIAQIACYNNKLPQGSPSSPVITNLIAHSLDIRLAYLAKKHSCTYSRYADDITFSTRKADFPLQIMRHEEGEYYSSKKLKSEINRAGFSINDKKTRIQYKDSRQDVTGLVVNKKPNTKKEYWRTVRAQCNNLFNTGQFTKTTDGIPVNGNINELEGQLNFIDQIDHYNRLRQKPPLNPKYNLKRDELIKQKKAKQRRYLFSGREKTFSQFLFYQLFYANDKPTMLTEGKTDNVYLKTAINMLASDFPALANVKTATTPYELLLRFVEYSERTKFLLELHGGADYLKHFIMGYESQLKQYKAPKPKQPVIIVIDNDTGPQGLLSYVSNISSATISPTSLVLKQDYRKADFIHIFHNLYVVLTPLGVNDSYTDIEYFFKDIDRLRKYKGKCFNTVTNRDGDKDLSKDAFSKQIVKAQKNIVDFNDLKPLLERIVKATKHFDTIK; the protein is encoded by the coding sequence ATGGGTAAATTGGAAGCTTTACAAAAAACTACAACAAAAAAACAACTAGCTACCCTACTTGGGATTAAAGCGTCAATTTTCACTTATACTTTATATATCCTTAAACCCAGCACTCAATACACTCAATTTAAAATCCCAAAAAAGAATGGTGGTGAGCGCATTATCAGCGCTCCAAATGGTAGATTAAAAACTATTCAAGCTAATCTCTCAAACTTGCTACTAGATTGTGTTGACGATATAAACAAAATAAAATATCCCACAAGTGAAATTATTCAGCCAACTTTATCCCATGGTTTTGTCAGGCATAGATCTATAATCACGAATGCGATGATGCATTTGGGTCAAAAAAATGTATTAAACATTGATCTTGAAAACTTTTTTGATAGTTTTAACTTTGGTAGAGTTAGAGGTTTCTTTATAAAAAATGAAAACTTTAAATTAGATCCAGCAATAGCAACAGTTATTGCCCAAATTGCATGTTATAACAATAAATTACCTCAAGGAAGTCCAAGTTCACCAGTCATAACAAATTTAATTGCTCACTCATTAGATATTCGACTAGCTTATCTCGCTAAAAAACATTCTTGTACTTATTCTAGGTATGCTGATGACATAACATTTTCAACTCGTAAAGCTGATTTCCCACTTCAAATAATGCGTCATGAAGAAGGCGAGTACTACTCGAGTAAAAAGTTAAAAAGTGAAATTAATCGAGCAGGGTTTTCAATTAATGATAAGAAAACACGAATTCAATATAAGGATTCAAGACAAGATGTTACAGGGCTAGTGGTTAATAAAAAGCCAAATACAAAAAAAGAATATTGGCGCACAGTGAGAGCACAATGTAATAATTTATTTAATACAGGACAATTCACTAAAACAACTGATGGTATACCTGTCAACGGCAACATCAATGAGTTAGAAGGTCAGTTAAACTTTATTGACCAAATAGATCATTACAATAGATTACGCCAAAAGCCACCTCTCAATCCGAAGTATAATTTAAAAAGGGATGAATTAATAAAACAAAAAAAAGCTAAGCAAAGAAGGTATTTATTTAGTGGCCGAGAAAAAACATTCAGTCAATTTTTGTTTTATCAATTATTTTACGCAAACGACAAACCAACGATGCTAACAGAAGGAAAAACCGATAATGTTTATCTAAAAACAGCGATAAATATGCTTGCTTCGGATTTTCCTGCTTTGGCAAATGTCAAAACAGCCACTACACCGTATGAACTGCTATTGCGTTTTGTAGAGTACTCAGAAAGAACTAAATTTCTGTTAGAACTTCACGGAGGAGCTGATTATTTGAAGCACTTCATAATGGGTTATGAATCTCAGCTAAAACAATATAAAGCCCCAAAACCTAAACAGCCTGTGATAATTGTGATTGATAATGATACTGGACCACAAGGCTTATTAAGCTATGTCTCCAATATATCTTCAGCTACTATTTCCCCCACTTCATTAGTGCTAAAACAAGACTACAGAAAAGCTGATTTCATTCATATATTTCATAATCTTTATGTAGTTTTAACTCCTCTAGGAGTCAACGATAGTTATACTGATATAGAGTACTTCTTTAAGGATATTGATCGCCTAAGAAAATATAAGGGTAAATGTTTTAACACTGTAACCAATCGAGATGGAGATAAAGATTTAAGTAAAGATGCATTTTCTAAACAAATTGTTAAAGCACAAAAGAACATTGTAGACTTTAATGATTTGAAGCCGTTACTAGAACGTATTGTTAAGGCTACTAAGCACTTCGACACCATTAAATAG
- a CDS encoding NYN domain-containing protein, translated as MDHVDSLHADNIDIYAIVSSDSDFPALVTRIRTTENQLHGYGQNMACSEFVNSCSKFVCFDHYISKPTSILTKHSTCLTHEDSTTKSIVPFLL; from the coding sequence ATAGACCATGTTGACTCACTCCATGCTGATAACATTGATATTTATGCCATCGTATCGTCTGACAGTGATTTTCCGGCCTTAGTGACTCGTATCAGGACAACCGAAAACCAATTGCATGGTTATGGACAGAATATGGCTTGTAGTGAGTTTGTGAACAGTTGTTCGAAATTTGTGTGTTTTGACCATTACATCAGTAAACCAACAAGTATATTGACTAAACATAGCACCTGCTTGACCCATGAGGATTCGACAACTAAGTCTATTGTGCCATTTCTATTGTAA
- a CDS encoding sterile alpha motif-like domain-containing protein: protein MNEFYTWLLSQSGRNDIISDLASDVRQDSSFPLDSDNFTSLREYLENKGACPGALEALDEAWREFVEINTIKI from the coding sequence ATGAATGAATTTTATACGTGGTTATTAAGCCAATCAGGTCGCAATGACATTATTTCTGATCTTGCGTCAGACGTTAGGCAAGATTCAAGTTTTCCACTAGATAGCGACAACTTTACTTCTCTTCGAGAGTATTTAGAAAACAAAGGTGCATGCCCTGGCGCGCTTGAAGCACTTGATGAAGCTTGGCGAGAGTTTGTGGAAATAAATACCATTAAAATATAG